Proteins from a genomic interval of Equus quagga isolate Etosha38 chromosome 11, UCLA_HA_Equagga_1.0, whole genome shotgun sequence:
- the C11H17orf100 gene encoding uncharacterized protein C17orf100 homolog: MSSPLRGKPPSPRVESVHCRETSTVRVETSSHRVETSSRQVRTSSWQAETSERRCERPAPSSGKRLPRLLEVSSQHVETSSQRTETSSRHVQSSSLRVETALHRVESPPRRDRSAARQNVKMAR, from the coding sequence ATGTCCTCACCCCTTCGGGGGAAGCCCCCGTCGCCCCGGGTGGAGAGCGTCCACTGCCGGGAGACGTCGACGGTGCGCGTGGAGACCTCGTCCCACCGCGTGGAGACGTCCTCCCGGCAGGTGCGGACCTCCTCCTGGCAGGCGGAGACCTCCGAGCGCCGCTGCGAGCGGCCCgccccctcctctgggaagcGGCTCCCCCGCCTCCTCGAGGTATCCTCGCAGCACGTGGAGACCTCCTCGCAGCGCACTGAAACGTCCTCCCGCCACGTACAGTCCTCGTCCCTGCGGGTGGAGACGGCTCTGCACCGCGTGGAGAGCCCGCCCCGGCGGGACAGGTCGGCAGCCCGCCAGAATGTAAAAATGGCCCGATGA